Genomic window (Streptomyces yatensis):
GCGTCTCGCGGCAACGGCTGTGGCACATCCGGGCCCGCCAGGTGGTGCTGGCCACCGGCGCCCACGAGCGTCCGCTGGTCTTCGCGGGCAACGACCGGCCCGGGGTGATGCTCGCCGGGGCCGTGCGCTCGTACCTCAACCGATACGCCGTGGCGCCGGGTTCACGGGCCGTGGTGGCGACGACGAATGACAGCGCCTATGACACGGTGGCCGATCTCCACGCCGCCGGGATCGACATCGCCGCCGTCGTGGACGCGCGGCCCGAACTGTCCCGCCGGGCCGCCGAGGTGGCCGTGGCGAGTGGGGTGCGGGTGCTGGCGGGCAGCGCGGTGGTGGACACCGCGGGCGGGGACCGGCTCACCGGTGTCACCGTTCGAGCCCTCGACGCCGAGGGTCAACTCACCGGTGAGGGCGAGTCGTTCGACTGTGACCTGCTCGCCGTCTCGGGTGGCTGGAGCCCGGTGGTGCATCTGCACAGCCAGCGCCAGGGCACGCTGCGCTGGGACGAGGACCTGGTCGCCTTCGTCCCCGACGGCACCGTACGGGACCAGCACATCGTCGGCGCGGCCCGGGGGACGTACGACCTCGACGGCTGTCTCGCCGAAGGGGCACGGGCCGGTGCGCGGGCCGCGACGGACGCCGGGTTCCCGGTGACCGCGCCCGAACCGCCGTACGGCGACGCGCGGCCCCGGGCCGTGGCGGGCCCGGTGCGCGCACTGTGGCTGGTGCCCCCACCTGGCCCCGGCAGCGCACCCGCCACCTGGGACACCCACTTCGTCGACCCGCAGCGCGATGTCACCGTCGCCGACGTCTGGCGGTCCACCGGCGCCGGTATGCGCAGCGTCGAGCACATCAAGCGCTACACCTCGCTCGGCACGGCGAACGACCAGGGCAAGACCTCCAACGTCAACGCCATCGGTGTGATCGCCGAGGCGCTCGGCGCGGGCGCGTCGCCCGGGCGGATCGGCACCACGGGCTACCGGGCGCCGTACGCGCCGGTGGCCTTCGCCGCGCTGGCCGGGCGCGAGCGCGGCGAGCTGTTCGATCCGGAGCGCACGACCTCCATCCACCTATGGCACGTGGCCCACGGGGCGGTGTTCGAGGACGTCGGGCAGTGGAAGCGCCCCCGGTACTATCCCCGGCCCGGCGAGGACATGGACACGGCCGTGGCCCGCGAGTGCCGCGCGGCCCGTGAGGGCGTGGCGTTCATGGACGCCTCCACCCTCGGCAAGATCGAGATCTGGGGCGCCGACGCGGGTGAGTTCCTCAACCGGATCTACACCAACGCCTTCAAGAAACTGAAGCCCGGCATGGCCCGCTACGGCGTGATGTGCAAGCCCGACGGGATGATCTTCGACGACGGTGTGACGCTGCGCCTCGACGAGAACCGCTACTTCACGACCACCACGACCGGTGGCGCCGCCGCCGTCCTGGACTGGCTGGAGGAGTGGCTGCAGACCGAATGGCCCGAGCTCGATGTCCACTGCACCTCGGTGACCGAGCAGTGGGCGACGATCGCGGTCGTCGGCCCCCAGTCGCGCGAGGTCGTGGCCCATCTCGCGCCCGAGATCGACCTGTCGAACGAGAGCTTCCCGTTCATGGCCTTCCGCGAGACCACCCTGGCCTCCGGCATCCCCGCCCGCATCTGCCGGATTTCCTTCTCCGGTGAACTCGCCTACGAGATCAACGTATCCGGGTGGTACGGCCCGGCGGTCTGGGAGGAGGTGTACGCGATCGGCCGGCCGTACGACATCACCCCGTACGGCACCGAGACCATGCACGTCCTGCGGGCCGAGAAGGGCTACATCATCGTCGGCCAGGAGACCGACGGCACCGTCACCCCGCAGGACGCGGGCATGTCCTGGGTGGTCTCGAAGCGCAAGGACTTCATCGGCAACCGCTCGTACTCCCGCACCGACACCTCCCGCACCGACCGCAAGCAGCTG
Coding sequences:
- a CDS encoding sarcosine oxidase subunit alpha family protein, coding for MTDQRFRLPHGGRVDRGTVLRFTVDGREMTGHPGDTVASAMLANGRVEAAPSIYRGRPRGIVAAGVEEPNALLRIDGPCSEGMLPATTAELYDGLSATTLSGMGRLDPSPDPAGYDKKYVHTDVLVVGAGPAGLAAAAAAAGSGARVILLDDQPEPGGSLLSGRTERVGGQTALEWVAEVCAALDAAPEAVVLRRTTAFGSYDDNYVLALERRTDHLGADAPEPSAGVSRQRLWHIRARQVVLATGAHERPLVFAGNDRPGVMLAGAVRSYLNRYAVAPGSRAVVATTNDSAYDTVADLHAAGIDIAAVVDARPELSRRAAEVAVASGVRVLAGSAVVDTAGGDRLTGVTVRALDAEGQLTGEGESFDCDLLAVSGGWSPVVHLHSQRQGTLRWDEDLVAFVPDGTVRDQHIVGAARGTYDLDGCLAEGARAGARAATDAGFPVTAPEPPYGDARPRAVAGPVRALWLVPPPGPGSAPATWDTHFVDPQRDVTVADVWRSTGAGMRSVEHIKRYTSLGTANDQGKTSNVNAIGVIAEALGAGASPGRIGTTGYRAPYAPVAFAALAGRERGELFDPERTTSIHLWHVAHGAVFEDVGQWKRPRYYPRPGEDMDTAVARECRAAREGVAFMDASTLGKIEIWGADAGEFLNRIYTNAFKKLKPGMARYGVMCKPDGMIFDDGVTLRLDENRYFTTTTTGGAAAVLDWLEEWLQTEWPELDVHCTSVTEQWATIAVVGPQSREVVAHLAPEIDLSNESFPFMAFRETTLASGIPARICRISFSGELAYEINVSGWYGPAVWEEVYAIGRPYDITPYGTETMHVLRAEKGYIIVGQETDGTVTPQDAGMSWVVSKRKDFIGNRSYSRTDTSRTDRKQLVGLLPSDRRTRLPEGTQLIAPNVSLTPEAGPVPMLGHVTSSYHSQALGRPFALALVADGRARIGETLLAPVGEDLVPVLVADTVLYDPEGTRRDG